One [Clostridium] saccharolyticum WM1 DNA segment encodes these proteins:
- a CDS encoding class I adenylate-forming enzyme family protein: protein MTGLLSETIGELLHKRAALTPKAAGICYEDRRYSWKEADEISDFWAVDFIRKGISGGKHVALWGINSPEWIMAYFAFMKAGAVVLPINTCYKEQELIRTLKEGDADYLFYGKGCGNADYAPVISKAGLDRPGSFLKGIVSLEHLPVCELRGKREEDNRLLKEAEQNLSFQNTANILFTSGTSGVPKGVMLSHENLVNNSAEMVRSLHWNESDRMCLSVPLFHCFGITAGILSAVHAGAAMYVNQYYKSIGVMENIQKNSCTILNGVPSMFLAMVKNSRRSEYDLSSLNSGIIAGSAIHPSEYINICKELKMEHLQPSYGQTESSPAITMTGYRDPICRKALTAGKKIPYTELRIWDDERKCEAETGRVGEIQSRGYHIMKGYYNREKETERVLDEEGWLHTGDCGYLDEDGCLYMTGRKKELIIRGGENIAPVEIENCILDLPEIKDVKVVGVAAQVLQEEIAACIIMEPGAEFSEERVREQVRQNLADYKVPKYVCRFDSFPFSNNGKVIIHELRQEVEKRLAKRG from the coding sequence ATGACAGGCCTTTTATCAGAAACAATCGGAGAGCTGCTTCATAAGAGAGCTGCTCTTACGCCAAAAGCGGCAGGAATCTGTTATGAGGACAGAAGGTATTCCTGGAAAGAGGCGGATGAAATTTCGGATTTTTGGGCAGTTGACTTTATTAGAAAAGGAATTTCAGGGGGGAAACATGTGGCACTGTGGGGGATTAACAGCCCGGAATGGATCATGGCATATTTTGCTTTTATGAAAGCCGGAGCGGTTGTTCTTCCCATCAATACGTGTTATAAGGAGCAGGAGCTGATCCGGACTTTAAAAGAAGGAGATGCGGATTATTTATTCTATGGAAAGGGCTGCGGCAATGCAGATTATGCCCCGGTCATATCAAAAGCAGGCCTGGATCGGCCCGGCAGCTTTTTAAAGGGAATCGTTTCCCTGGAACATCTGCCTGTATGTGAGTTGCGTGGCAAGAGAGAGGAAGACAATCGGCTTTTAAAAGAAGCAGAACAAAACCTGTCCTTTCAGAATACCGCCAATATACTTTTTACCTCCGGTACCTCCGGCGTTCCCAAAGGAGTGATGTTAAGCCACGAGAACCTGGTCAACAATTCTGCAGAAATGGTACGGTCCCTGCACTGGAACGAAAGTGACCGCATGTGCTTATCCGTCCCCTTGTTTCACTGCTTTGGCATCACAGCGGGCATTTTGTCCGCTGTCCATGCCGGAGCAGCAATGTATGTAAATCAGTATTACAAGTCTATTGGAGTAATGGAAAACATACAAAAAAATTCCTGCACCATTTTAAACGGTGTTCCCAGCATGTTCCTGGCCATGGTGAAGAACAGCAGAAGAAGCGAATACGATTTAAGCTCCTTAAACAGCGGAATTATCGCAGGATCTGCAATCCATCCGTCAGAATATATCAATATCTGCAAGGAACTGAAGATGGAACATCTGCAGCCTTCCTACGGGCAGACCGAGTCTTCCCCTGCCATTACCATGACCGGCTATAGGGACCCGATTTGCCGAAAGGCATTAACGGCAGGAAAAAAGATACCTTACACGGAATTAAGGATCTGGGATGATGAAAGAAAGTGCGAAGCAGAGACCGGCAGGGTGGGAGAAATCCAGTCACGTGGTTATCACATCATGAAGGGCTATTACAACAGAGAAAAAGAAACGGAACGGGTGCTGGATGAGGAGGGCTGGCTTCATACCGGAGACTGCGGTTATCTGGATGAAGATGGCTGTCTTTACATGACCGGGCGGAAAAAAGAACTGATCATCCGGGGCGGTGAAAACATAGCACCAGTGGAAATTGAAAACTGCATCCTGGATCTTCCGGAAATCAAGGATGTGAAGGTGGTAGGAGTGGCTGCCCAGGTACTTCAGGAGGAAATTGCTGCCTGTATCATCATGGAGCCCGGGGCAGAGTTTTCGGAAGAAAGGGTCAGGGAACAGGTCCGGCAGAATCTGGCGGATTACAAGGTTCCCAAATATGTTTGTCGATTTGACTCATTTCCTTTTAGTAACAATGGCAAGGTCATAATCCATGAGTTACGGCAGGAAGTCGAGAAACGGTTAGCGAAAAGAGGTTAA
- a CDS encoding YkvI family membrane protein, giving the protein MIDKNKMPVAVGVAFVWFTTQFGGGFASGAQLVQYFVAFGIWALITPILAQAIGAVFQWYGLRFAKIHDAYDYRTFNNKFYGKFAPIFSNLYEIVYILLLCLAPSVAFATGGSTMKSLTGIPYMACTLIIGLFIFVVTIFGTDFVRKAASTLSVIIIAGLLIVYIPNIIVSWGDIVSNIRTLGADPAPAGPALWSCFIYGSFQLASIGLLYQHAQSFQTEKEAGKSMIYGFFVNSGLIMLSTLGIMAIATNPELSKDPLPVITLIKGGVGAGFMNPMISILIILGAVSTAVNMIAGAVQRVVVALEKPEERRNDGKPTAKTLICALLCTILAFSIAQFGLLPLVKVGYGYLGYVTIVVVLVPFLIRMIGEAMGKIEK; this is encoded by the coding sequence ATGATCGATAAAAATAAAATGCCGGTAGCGGTGGGCGTTGCATTCGTATGGTTTACAACACAGTTTGGCGGAGGGTTTGCTTCCGGTGCACAGCTTGTCCAGTATTTCGTTGCATTTGGTATCTGGGCGCTTATTACCCCCATTCTGGCTCAGGCCATCGGAGCCGTGTTCCAGTGGTACGGACTTCGGTTTGCCAAGATACACGATGCCTATGATTACAGAACCTTCAACAACAAGTTCTATGGAAAATTTGCTCCTATATTTTCCAACCTTTATGAGATTGTATACATATTATTGCTGTGCCTGGCGCCCTCTGTTGCATTTGCTACCGGAGGCTCCACCATGAAGTCCCTGACCGGAATCCCCTATATGGCCTGCACCCTGATCATAGGCTTGTTTATCTTTGTGGTGACCATTTTCGGAACTGATTTCGTGAGAAAAGCTGCTTCCACACTGTCTGTTATTATTATAGCCGGTCTTTTGATTGTGTACATACCAAACATTATTGTAAGCTGGGGCGATATCGTTAGCAATATCAGGACCTTAGGAGCGGATCCTGCACCAGCCGGTCCCGCTTTGTGGAGCTGCTTTATTTACGGTTCCTTCCAGCTTGCGTCCATTGGATTGTTATACCAGCATGCACAGTCCTTTCAAACAGAAAAAGAAGCTGGAAAAAGCATGATTTATGGATTTTTCGTAAACTCCGGATTGATCATGCTTTCCACCTTGGGAATTATGGCGATTGCTACGAATCCGGAATTATCCAAGGATCCACTTCCTGTTATTACTCTGATCAAAGGAGGCGTGGGAGCCGGCTTCATGAATCCCATGATTTCCATACTCATTATTTTAGGAGCCGTATCAACGGCGGTAAACATGATCGCCGGAGCGGTCCAGAGAGTTGTGGTTGCGCTTGAAAAGCCTGAGGAAAGAAGAAATGACGGAAAGCCTACGGCAAAGACCCTGATCTGCGCATTGCTGTGTACCATTCTTGCCTTTTCGATTGCCCAGTTCGGCCTTCTTCCGCTGGTAAAGGTAGGATATGGATATTTGGGATATGTGACCATAGTCGTGGTACTGGTTCCGTTCCTGATCCGGATGATCGGAGAAGCCATGGGAAAAATAGAGAAATAA
- a CDS encoding nickel pincer cofactor-dependent isomerase, group 22 — translation MYINFPEVHVPIQGLEQVTLPNMVTVRQSYDPARVNDVEATMRRELEKVPGKEGYKGKRICITAGSRGIPQLDVIIRTTCEVLKTWGAEPFIIPSMGSHGGGTAEGQLEMLEGYHITEKNMGVPIRSSMEVVQYDELNGIPLYCDKYAFESDGIVILNKVKPHTDFRGAHESGLAKMIAIGIAKHKGASMFHSFGFHRFAELIPPVAEKFLEKCPFAFGIGVVQNAYDDICSIEVCNKDNFMETDARLLETAKQKLAKFLFNDIDVLIIDEIGKNISGNGHDPNVTGRNITRTFGDTLNLRKLFIRGITPEAHHNGCGLGSADITTRRCLNSVDWEVTWTNVLTTGIMDACPIPLYANTDKEALLMCIRCCHNLDYKKVRAVRIKNTLCLEQIQVSEALYEDIKDIDGISYVSGPEPISFNEEDMMD, via the coding sequence ATGTATATAAATTTTCCGGAAGTACATGTTCCGATACAGGGACTTGAACAGGTTACGCTGCCGAATATGGTCACGGTTCGTCAAAGCTATGATCCGGCCAGGGTCAATGATGTGGAAGCAACCATGAGAAGAGAGCTTGAGAAGGTACCCGGCAAGGAAGGATACAAAGGCAAAAGGATCTGTATAACCGCTGGAAGCAGGGGAATCCCTCAGCTTGATGTCATCATCCGTACCACCTGCGAGGTACTGAAAACATGGGGCGCAGAACCTTTTATCATCCCTTCGATGGGCAGCCATGGAGGAGGGACGGCTGAGGGACAGCTTGAGATGCTGGAGGGCTATCATATTACAGAAAAAAACATGGGAGTTCCCATCAGGTCTTCCATGGAGGTGGTGCAATATGACGAACTGAATGGAATCCCCCTTTATTGTGATAAGTATGCCTTTGAATCCGACGGGATTGTCATATTAAATAAAGTAAAACCCCATACGGATTTTCGTGGAGCGCATGAAAGCGGCCTGGCTAAGATGATTGCCATAGGTATCGCAAAGCACAAGGGAGCTTCCATGTTTCATAGCTTTGGATTTCACCGTTTTGCAGAATTGATTCCTCCGGTAGCTGAAAAGTTTCTGGAAAAATGTCCCTTTGCATTTGGAATCGGAGTAGTCCAGAATGCCTATGATGACATTTGCAGCATTGAGGTATGCAATAAAGACAACTTTATGGAAACGGATGCAAGGCTGCTTGAGACAGCGAAACAGAAGCTGGCCAAGTTCCTGTTTAATGATATCGATGTGCTGATCATTGATGAGATCGGAAAAAACATCAGCGGGAACGGCCATGATCCAAATGTAACCGGAAGAAATATCACACGTACATTTGGGGATACTCTCAATTTGAGAAAGCTGTTTATCCGGGGGATTACTCCAGAGGCACACCACAACGGATGCGGCCTTGGATCGGCGGACATAACGACTCGCCGCTGTCTTAATTCGGTTGACTGGGAAGTTACATGGACCAATGTCTTAACAACAGGGATTATGGATGCTTGTCCTATTCCCCTGTATGCCAATACGGACAAGGAAGCACTTCTCATGTGCATCCGGTGCTGCCACAACTTAGATTACAAGAAGGTCAGAGCTGTTCGGATCAAAAACACCTTGTGTCTGGAGCAGATACAGGTTTCTGAGGCTCTGTATGAAGACATTAAAGATATTGACGGGATTTCCTATGTAAGCGGACCGGAGCCTATTTCTTTTAATGAAGAAGATATGATGGATTAA
- a CDS encoding GntP family permease — translation MQIFLVLLSLALLIFLCFKKVPIFFAAVISGLFLLLTAGMNPVEHFTTTYVQGLSGYFGKFFFIFILGSLFGKLTDISGAADAIAKVIVDKLGDKFIIPSIIIAGAVLTYGGVSVFVCMFTLYPLMVSMFKRGDISRTLIPAVYFAGAGTFSCMMPGTPQIQNLMPAQILGTPATAALVPGLIAAAFEAILVFWFTLWYADKCKKKGLHFEMTEKDRIMLEVKEGKELPSFLVALLPMIVLLVSLNVFKYSAEVALFLGFVSGLLFYYKQIPWKEIWQHLADGTRDGTGSLFSTSAVVGFGSLVQVTPAFDILIKSVTGIGGSPLIASALAVTLLAGACGSGSGGLGITLPIIKDYFIPLGVNVEALHRVSTLASLGLDSLPHNGLVVTVLNITENDHRSSYFPVFISTCVIPLITLVFLIMLLYLFGMA, via the coding sequence ATGCAGATATTTCTGGTACTTTTGAGTTTGGCATTGTTGATATTTTTATGTTTTAAGAAAGTTCCGATTTTCTTTGCAGCCGTGATTTCCGGTTTGTTCCTTTTACTCACAGCAGGAATGAATCCTGTAGAGCATTTTACCACAACCTATGTCCAGGGTCTGTCAGGATATTTTGGTAAATTTTTCTTTATTTTTATTTTAGGTTCTCTGTTTGGAAAACTGACGGATATCAGTGGTGCCGCAGATGCCATTGCTAAAGTAATTGTAGACAAATTGGGGGATAAGTTTATTATTCCGTCCATCATTATTGCCGGTGCGGTATTGACTTACGGCGGTGTGTCCGTATTTGTCTGTATGTTTACCCTGTACCCGCTTATGGTATCCATGTTTAAAAGAGGAGATATATCCAGAACACTGATTCCGGCGGTATATTTCGCAGGTGCAGGAACTTTTTCCTGTATGATGCCAGGCACTCCGCAGATTCAGAATCTTATGCCGGCTCAAATCCTGGGTACGCCGGCGACGGCTGCTTTGGTCCCCGGCCTTATAGCGGCAGCATTTGAAGCCATATTGGTATTCTGGTTTACACTCTGGTATGCAGACAAATGTAAGAAGAAGGGGCTGCATTTCGAGATGACGGAAAAAGACAGAATCATGTTGGAAGTAAAAGAGGGAAAAGAGCTTCCCAGCTTTCTGGTAGCCCTATTGCCGATGATCGTTTTGCTTGTATCTTTGAACGTATTTAAATATTCAGCGGAAGTGGCGTTGTTTTTAGGTTTTGTTTCCGGTCTGCTGTTTTATTATAAGCAGATTCCCTGGAAGGAGATCTGGCAGCATTTGGCTGACGGAACAAGAGATGGTACTGGTTCCTTATTCAGCACATCTGCAGTCGTTGGTTTTGGTTCATTGGTTCAGGTGACACCGGCATTTGATATATTAATTAAATCTGTTACAGGAATCGGCGGAAGCCCCCTCATTGCGTCTGCATTAGCAGTTACTTTGCTGGCGGGTGCATGCGGATCCGGTTCTGGCGGCCTTGGGATTACCCTGCCGATCATTAAGGATTATTTTATCCCTCTCGGAGTAAACGTAGAAGCATTGCACAGAGTATCCACATTAGCCAGTCTGGGTCTGGATTCTCTTCCCCATAACGGACTGGTAGTCACGGTGCTTAATATAACGGAGAACGATCATAGAAGTTCCTACTTTCCGGTATTTATCTCAACGTGTGTTATACCCTTAATTACCTTGGTATTTTTAATCATGCTGCTTTATCTGTTTGGTATGGCTTAA
- a CDS encoding 2-hydroxyacyl-CoA dehydratase subunit D translates to MAAFNELLEKFHEIAGSPKKQLDSYLAQGKKVVACVPVYTPEELIHSMGLVPMGAWGGDIELKESKKYFPGFICSIMQSILELGIRGEYSGISAIVVPSLCDSLKCLGQNWKYAVKDIPFIPMTYPQNRKPDSGKEFTKASYERIIKDLEAATGMTFSQDSLARSNKIYKEHNEAMRKLTEVLEQHPSITAVQRRDIFKSAYFMEKEEHTALVCQFMEALSQVEETESKIRVITTGILADSDGLLKIFDEHGLQIVGDDVAHESRQYRTDVNLELEPLDGLADKFSRMDHCSVLYDPEKKRAGYIVDLAKKYKARGVVVLLTKFCDPEEFDYVMVKRACGEAGIPIIQIEVDRQMVNYEQAGTMIEAFKDML, encoded by the coding sequence ATGGCAGCATTCAATGAATTACTGGAAAAATTTCATGAAATTGCGGGTTCACCAAAAAAACAGCTGGATTCCTATCTGGCCCAGGGAAAGAAGGTTGTGGCCTGTGTCCCTGTTTATACGCCGGAAGAACTGATCCATTCCATGGGGCTTGTTCCAATGGGAGCATGGGGAGGAGATATAGAACTGAAGGAATCAAAAAAATACTTCCCTGGATTTATTTGTTCCATCATGCAGAGCATTCTGGAACTTGGGATCAGAGGAGAATACAGCGGAATCTCAGCCATTGTGGTTCCTTCCCTTTGTGATTCTTTAAAGTGTCTGGGGCAGAACTGGAAATATGCGGTAAAGGACATTCCCTTTATTCCTATGACTTATCCCCAGAACCGGAAGCCGGATTCGGGAAAAGAATTTACAAAAGCTTCCTATGAGCGTATCATAAAAGATTTAGAGGCAGCAACCGGTATGACATTCAGCCAGGACTCCCTTGCCCGGTCCAATAAAATCTACAAGGAACACAATGAGGCAATGAGAAAGCTGACAGAGGTTCTGGAACAGCACCCCTCCATCACAGCAGTTCAGAGGAGAGATATTTTTAAAAGCGCTTATTTCATGGAAAAGGAAGAACATACGGCTCTTGTCTGTCAGTTCATGGAGGCTTTGTCACAGGTAGAGGAAACCGAAAGCAAAATCAGGGTAATTACCACCGGAATTCTGGCTGACAGCGATGGACTGCTTAAGATCTTTGATGAACACGGACTGCAGATTGTTGGGGATGATGTTGCCCATGAATCCAGACAGTACCGTACGGATGTGAATCTGGAGCTGGAACCATTGGACGGACTTGCAGATAAGTTTTCCCGTATGGACCATTGCTCCGTTCTGTACGACCCGGAAAAGAAGAGAGCCGGCTATATCGTTGACCTGGCAAAAAAATACAAAGCAAGGGGTGTGGTAGTTCTCCTGACGAAGTTCTGTGATCCGGAAGAATTTGATTATGTTATGGTGAAAAGAGCCTGCGGGGAGGCAGGAATTCCTATTATCCAGATAGAAGTAGACAGGCAAATGGTTAATTACGAGCAGGCAGGAACGATGATCGAAGCATTCAAAGATATGCTTTAA
- a CDS encoding 2-hydroxyacyl-CoA dehydratase subunit D: MGEGETKPKFTVDPNSAKFKLNEIVVKHYKEVQEAKDRGEKIGWCASNFPQEIFQTLGIKVCYPENQAAAIAARGAGQRLCEVSEAEGYSNDICAYARISLAHMKVGETPEQNMPLPDFVLCCNNICNCMIKWYENISKELGIPLILIDIPFNPDYEVSDAQVAYVKSQFLAAVKQLEEITGKKWSDEKFKEVMEISNRTSRAWLEATSYTKYTPSPLNGFDLLNHMAVAVCARGTVEAAEAFETLLEEYKKAVEEGTSTFRAEEKYRIMFEGIACWPHLRATATGLKSRGINMVATIYADAFGFIYDDFDGLIRAYCNVPNAMNLEHARDKREAIVKKTNAEGLLVHTNRSCKLWSGFMYEMSRQIGEDCRIPVTSFDGDQADPRNFSEAQYETRVQGLTEIMESNKGGKD, translated from the coding sequence ATGGGTGAAGGTGAAACAAAACCGAAATTTACCGTTGATCCTAATTCAGCCAAATTTAAGCTGAATGAGATTGTGGTAAAGCATTACAAGGAGGTTCAGGAGGCAAAGGACAGGGGAGAAAAAATCGGCTGGTGTGCCAGCAATTTCCCCCAGGAGATTTTTCAGACTCTGGGAATTAAAGTGTGCTATCCTGAGAATCAGGCGGCAGCCATTGCAGCCAGAGGAGCCGGACAGCGGCTGTGTGAAGTTTCAGAAGCGGAAGGTTATTCCAATGATATCTGCGCTTACGCAAGAATCAGCCTGGCACATATGAAGGTAGGAGAGACACCGGAACAGAACATGCCCCTGCCGGACTTCGTGCTTTGCTGCAACAACATCTGCAACTGCATGATCAAATGGTACGAGAATATCTCAAAGGAGCTTGGAATCCCCTTAATTCTCATTGACATTCCCTTTAATCCTGACTATGAGGTTTCAGATGCCCAGGTGGCTTATGTAAAGAGCCAGTTTCTGGCGGCTGTGAAGCAGCTGGAAGAAATCACAGGTAAGAAATGGAGCGATGAGAAATTCAAGGAGGTCATGGAAATCTCAAACAGGACTTCCAGGGCATGGCTGGAGGCCACATCCTATACCAAATATACTCCATCCCCCCTTAACGGCTTTGACTTACTCAATCATATGGCAGTTGCCGTCTGTGCAAGAGGGACCGTGGAAGCGGCCGAAGCCTTTGAAACCCTGCTGGAGGAATACAAAAAGGCAGTGGAAGAAGGGACCAGCACCTTCCGTGCAGAGGAAAAGTACAGAATCATGTTTGAGGGAATTGCCTGCTGGCCTCATTTGAGAGCAACGGCTACCGGCTTAAAATCCCGGGGAATCAACATGGTTGCAACCATTTATGCCGATGCCTTTGGCTTCATTTATGATGACTTTGACGGTCTTATCCGGGCTTACTGCAATGTACCCAATGCCATGAACTTAGAGCATGCCAGGGATAAAAGGGAAGCCATTGTAAAAAAGACCAATGCGGAAGGACTTTTGGTACATACCAACCGTTCCTGTAAGCTTTGGAGCGGCTTCATGTATGAGATGAGCCGCCAGATCGGAGAGGACTGCCGGATACCGGTTACCTCATTTGACGGCGATCAGGCAGATCCCAGGAACTTCTCAGAGGCGCAGTATGAAACAAGGGTTCAGGGATTGACGGAAATCATGGAATCTAATAAAGGGGGGAAAGACTGA
- a CDS encoding acyl-CoA dehydratase activase gives MFTLGVDIGSTTSKAVILKDGQEIIATSLIAAGTGTDGPDRAMEAVLAAGSLKVEEITSVYATGYGRKLLKNADGEMSELSCHARGVHHLLPEVRTIIDIGGQDAKILSLGADGRLAEFLMNDKCAAGTGRFLDVMAGILQLRIEDLEKQAAISKSTVKISSTCTVFAESEVISQLANGVEIPDLVAGICQSVASRVASLAKRIGVKETVCMSGGVAKNGGVRKAMEQELGLEITYTPMAQLMGALGAALYAYDKSL, from the coding sequence ATGTTCACATTAGGAGTTGACATTGGCTCTACCACCTCCAAAGCTGTTATTCTGAAGGATGGACAGGAGATTATTGCCACTTCCCTGATTGCTGCCGGGACGGGAACCGACGGGCCGGACCGGGCCATGGAAGCAGTGCTTGCGGCAGGAAGCCTTAAGGTGGAGGAGATCACTTCTGTTTATGCCACCGGGTATGGCAGAAAGCTGTTAAAAAATGCCGATGGGGAGATGAGTGAGCTGAGCTGCCATGCAAGAGGAGTTCATCACCTTCTGCCGGAAGTGAGGACCATTATTGATATCGGCGGACAGGATGCAAAGATACTTTCCCTGGGGGCCGACGGGCGCCTGGCGGAATTTTTGATGAATGACAAGTGTGCGGCGGGGACCGGTAGGTTTTTAGATGTCATGGCAGGAATTCTTCAGTTGAGGATTGAGGATCTGGAAAAACAGGCGGCCATTTCAAAGAGCACGGTCAAAATATCCAGTACCTGTACGGTATTCGCCGAATCCGAGGTCATTTCCCAACTGGCAAACGGAGTTGAGATTCCGGATCTGGTAGCCGGTATCTGTCAGTCAGTAGCCAGCAGGGTAGCATCTCTGGCCAAGCGGATCGGTGTGAAAGAAACAGTGTGCATGAGCGGAGGCGTTGCAAAAAATGGCGGAGTAAGAAAAGCCATGGAGCAGGAGCTGGGACTTGAAATTACCTATACACCAATGGCCCAGCTCATGGGTGCTTTGGGTGCAGCGCTTTACGCTTACGATAAATCATTATAG
- a CDS encoding GntR family transcriptional regulator, producing the protein MDYIKSNSQPVSADYVFLNLRKRILKLELEPGTRISENQMADEYGVSRTIIRNAFARLNQLGLLTVYPQRGTYVSLIDLKLIGDLLILRTAVEKEELYELLSQRDEQKIERLVRELEDNLEKQEAYRNVEGYDLEFQKLDSAFHRAIAESVERYNLIKLLEDLMLHISRWRNFDVALGKRMPHLIDEHQRIVNEIKGGDFIKAQQAMADHLETISEIRDKAKEKYSQFFINI; encoded by the coding sequence ATGGATTATATAAAAAGTAACAGCCAGCCGGTTTCCGCTGATTATGTTTTCTTAAATCTTAGAAAACGAATTTTGAAACTGGAATTAGAACCAGGTACCAGAATCAGTGAAAACCAGATGGCAGATGAATACGGGGTGTCAAGAACCATCATCCGCAATGCTTTTGCAAGGCTCAATCAGCTGGGGCTTCTTACGGTATATCCCCAGAGAGGCACGTATGTAAGCCTGATTGACTTAAAGCTGATCGGGGATTTGCTGATTTTAAGGACTGCCGTGGAAAAGGAAGAGCTTTACGAGCTGTTGTCCCAGAGGGATGAACAGAAAATTGAAAGACTGGTAAGAGAATTGGAAGATAATTTGGAAAAGCAGGAAGCTTACCGGAATGTGGAGGGGTATGACCTGGAATTCCAAAAACTGGATTCGGCATTCCACCGGGCCATAGCGGAAAGTGTGGAACGGTATAATCTTATAAAATTACTGGAGGATTTAATGCTCCACATTTCAAGATGGCGGAATTTTGACGTGGCTCTTGGCAAAAGGATGCCTCACTTAATCGACGAGCACCAGAGGATCGTCAATGAAATCAAAGGCGGTGATTTTATAAAAGCCCAGCAGGCGATGGCGGATCATCTGGAAACCATATCTGAAATCAGAGATAAGGCAAAGGAAAAGTACTCTCAGTTTTTCATAAACATTTAA